The following proteins come from a genomic window of Streptomyces sp. NBC_00539:
- a CDS encoding A/G-specific adenine glycosylase, protein MTASTFPSPDVSHALHSPVIAWFDEHARDLPWRRPEAGPWGVMVSEFMLQQTPVSRVLPVYEQWLARWPRPADLAAEAPGEAVRAWGRLGYPRRALRLHGAAVAITERHGGDVPRDHTQLLALPGIGEYTAAAVASFAYGQRHAVLDTNVRRVIARTTTGVEFPPNATTAAERRLARALLPAEEATAARWAAASMELGALVCTAKSPDCERCPVAGQCAWRLAGKPPHDGPPRRAQTYAGTDRQVRGRLLAVLREAVGPVPQSVLDTVWDEPVQRARALDGLVSDGLVEPLAQGMYRLPRS, encoded by the coding sequence ATGACTGCATCCACCTTCCCCTCCCCCGACGTCTCCCACGCGCTGCACTCCCCCGTCATCGCGTGGTTCGACGAGCACGCCCGCGACCTGCCCTGGCGCCGCCCCGAGGCCGGCCCCTGGGGGGTCATGGTCAGCGAGTTCATGCTCCAGCAGACCCCGGTCAGCCGGGTCCTGCCGGTGTACGAGCAGTGGCTCGCCCGGTGGCCCCGGCCCGCCGACCTGGCCGCCGAGGCCCCCGGCGAGGCCGTACGGGCCTGGGGCCGGCTCGGTTACCCGCGCCGGGCCCTGCGCCTGCACGGCGCCGCCGTCGCGATAACGGAACGGCACGGGGGCGACGTGCCGCGGGACCACACACAGCTGCTGGCGCTGCCCGGGATCGGCGAGTACACGGCGGCGGCGGTGGCCTCCTTCGCGTACGGCCAGCGGCACGCGGTGCTGGACACCAACGTCCGCCGGGTCATCGCCCGCACCACGACCGGGGTCGAATTCCCGCCGAACGCCACCACCGCCGCCGAACGGCGCCTGGCCCGGGCCCTGCTGCCCGCCGAGGAGGCGACCGCGGCGCGCTGGGCGGCAGCCTCGATGGAGCTCGGCGCGCTGGTGTGCACGGCCAAGTCCCCGGACTGCGAGCGCTGTCCGGTGGCGGGGCAGTGCGCGTGGCGGCTCGCCGGGAAGCCGCCGCACGACGGGCCGCCGCGGCGGGCGCAGACGTACGCCGGGACCGACCGGCAGGTGCGCGGCCGGCTCCTCGCGGTGCTCCGGGAGGCGGTGGGCCCGGTTCCGCAGTCCGTGCTCGACACGGTCTGGGACGAACCGGTGCAGCGGGCGCGGGCGCTGGACGGGCTGGTCTCCGACGGGCTGGTGGAGCCCCTCGCGCAGGGCATGTACCGACTGCCGCGCAGCTGA
- a CDS encoding LamG domain-containing protein — protein sequence MTDGTNPPSSPQPEQPAPGSGGYGFPPGTPASGGYGFPPGAPAGQQAPGGFGPPPQTGGYGYPQQPQPGPYQQGPYPQAQQPAQAQPAQQPFPLPAQTPQPDWDALADRSAAARRKKRLWLIVGGVSVLALLAAGGTFLLLGDGKGDEGKGGDDTPSASATPSQNQPPTDLTPTVPGDPTTIRDLSGKSNLKMGPDAGVFPIDKRYEVRLKNNANSFAESQQRVVDTSKSFTVVARVWNRVPKGRQIAISQGNEKSFSFELGLDEVNGKPVWIFRVQTGDQGAETTTTTVSGVSSKMERTFSELTATYDAPSKKITLYVNGKKAQEAPVPSGIFPAPGPLEIGRSRHQDNWTAPWNGAMDSLRIYDVALPQYRIDALKAGKLDPVARPTAAWLLY from the coding sequence ATGACCGACGGTACGAATCCCCCCAGCAGCCCGCAGCCCGAGCAGCCCGCCCCGGGGAGCGGCGGCTACGGGTTCCCGCCGGGAACTCCGGCCTCCGGTGGCTACGGCTTCCCGCCCGGCGCTCCCGCCGGGCAGCAAGCACCGGGCGGCTTCGGTCCCCCGCCGCAGACGGGCGGGTACGGCTATCCGCAGCAGCCGCAGCCCGGCCCCTACCAACAGGGCCCCTACCCGCAGGCCCAGCAGCCCGCGCAGGCGCAGCCCGCGCAGCAGCCCTTCCCGCTCCCGGCCCAGACGCCGCAGCCCGACTGGGACGCGCTCGCGGACCGCTCGGCGGCGGCGCGGCGCAAGAAGCGGCTCTGGCTGATCGTGGGCGGGGTGAGCGTGCTGGCGCTGCTCGCCGCCGGAGGAACGTTCCTGCTGCTGGGCGACGGCAAGGGCGACGAGGGCAAGGGCGGCGACGACACGCCCTCGGCGTCCGCCACCCCCTCGCAGAACCAGCCGCCCACCGACCTCACCCCGACCGTGCCGGGCGACCCGACGACCATCCGGGACCTGAGCGGCAAGTCCAACCTCAAGATGGGTCCCGACGCCGGGGTCTTCCCGATCGACAAGCGCTACGAGGTCCGGCTCAAGAACAACGCGAACTCGTTCGCCGAGTCCCAGCAGCGCGTCGTCGACACGTCCAAGAGCTTCACCGTCGTCGCCCGCGTGTGGAACCGGGTGCCCAAGGGACGCCAGATCGCCATCAGCCAGGGCAACGAGAAGTCGTTCTCCTTCGAGCTCGGCCTGGACGAGGTGAACGGCAAGCCGGTCTGGATCTTCCGCGTGCAGACCGGCGACCAGGGCGCCGAGACCACCACCACGACGGTCTCCGGCGTGAGCTCGAAGATGGAGAGGACGTTCTCGGAGCTGACGGCGACCTACGACGCACCGAGCAAGAAGATCACGCTGTACGTGAACGGCAAGAAGGCGCAGGAGGCGCCGGTGCCCTCCGGCATCTTCCCGGCCCCCGGCCCGCTGGAGATCGGCCGCTCCCGCCACCAGGACAACTGGACCGCCCCCTGGAACGGCGCCATGGACAGCCTGCGCATCTACGACGTGGCCCTGCCGCAGTACCGCATCGACGCCCTCAAGGCGGGCAAGCTCGACCCGGTGGCCCGCCCCACGGCTGCCTGGCTCCTGTACTGA
- the cseB gene encoding two-component system response regulator CseB, which yields MAETHVLFVEDDDVIREATTLALERDGFVVTAMPDGLAGLESFRANRPDIALLDVMVPGMDGVSLCRRIRDESTVPVIMLSARADSIDVVLGLEAGADDYVTKPFDGSVLVARIRAVLRRFGHANGVHGGGPAAGEEDSGERGVLNFGDLEVDTEGMEVRKAGAPVALTPTEMRLLLEFSSAPGTVLSRDRLLERVWDYDWGGDTRVVDVHVQRLRTKIGQDRIETVRGFGYKLKP from the coding sequence ATGGCCGAGACCCATGTGCTGTTCGTGGAGGACGACGACGTCATCCGCGAGGCCACGACCCTGGCGCTGGAACGCGACGGCTTCGTGGTCACCGCCATGCCCGACGGCCTGGCCGGCCTGGAGTCGTTCCGCGCGAACCGGCCCGACATCGCGCTCCTCGACGTGATGGTGCCCGGCATGGACGGCGTGAGCCTGTGCCGCCGCATCCGCGACGAGTCCACCGTCCCCGTGATCATGCTGTCCGCGCGGGCCGACTCCATCGACGTCGTCCTGGGGCTGGAGGCGGGCGCCGACGACTACGTCACCAAGCCGTTCGACGGCTCCGTCCTCGTCGCCCGCATCCGCGCCGTGCTGCGCCGCTTCGGACACGCGAACGGCGTGCACGGCGGGGGCCCGGCGGCCGGGGAGGAGGACTCCGGCGAGCGCGGGGTGCTGAACTTCGGCGACCTGGAGGTCGACACCGAGGGCATGGAGGTGCGCAAGGCGGGCGCCCCCGTGGCCCTGACCCCCACCGAGATGCGGCTGCTGCTGGAGTTCTCCTCCGCGCCCGGCACCGTCCTCTCCCGCGACCGGCTGCTGGAGCGGGTCTGGGACTACGACTGGGGCGGCGACACCCGCGTCGTGGACGTCCACGTCCAGCGGCTGCGCACCAAGATCGGACAGGACCGGATCGAAACGGTCCGGGGCTTCGGATACAAGCTCAAGCCATGA
- a CDS encoding SigE family RNA polymerase sigma factor: protein MAHGEVLGFEEYVRTRQDALLRSARRLVPDPTDAQDLLQTALVRTYGRWDGIADKALADAYLRRVMINTRTEWWRARKLDEVPTEQLPDASVEDGSDQRADRALLMDILKVLAPKQRSVVVLRHWEQMSTEETAAALGMSTGTVKSTLHRALARLRQELESRDLDMRALERGDHTVRYEGRERCAA, encoded by the coding sequence ATGGCGCACGGCGAGGTACTCGGATTCGAGGAGTACGTACGCACCCGGCAGGACGCGCTGCTGCGCAGTGCCCGGCGCCTCGTCCCGGACCCCACGGACGCCCAGGACCTCCTGCAGACCGCGCTCGTGCGCACGTACGGCCGCTGGGACGGCATCGCCGACAAGGCGCTGGCCGACGCCTACCTGCGCCGCGTCATGATCAACACGCGTACCGAGTGGTGGCGTGCCCGCAAGCTCGACGAGGTCCCCACCGAGCAGCTCCCGGACGCCTCCGTCGAGGACGGCTCCGACCAGCGCGCCGACCGCGCCCTGCTGATGGACATCCTCAAGGTCCTCGCCCCCAAGCAGCGCAGTGTGGTCGTACTGCGACACTGGGAGCAGATGAGCACCGAGGAGACGGCGGCGGCGCTCGGCATGTCGACGGGAACCGTGAAGAGCACCCTGCACCGCGCACTGGCCCGCCTCCGGCAGGAGCTGGAGAGCCGGGACCTCGACATGCGCGCGCTGGAGCGCGGCGACCACACGGTGCGGTACGAGGGGCGGGAGCGGTGCGCGGCCTGA
- a CDS encoding ATP-dependent Clp protease ATP-binding subunit, whose amino-acid sequence MFERFTDRARRVVVLAQEEARMLNHNYIGTEHILLGLIHEGEGVAAKALESLGISLEAVRQQVEEIIGQGQQAPSGHIPFTPRAKKVLELSLREALQLGHNYIGTEHILLGLIREGEGVAAQVLVKLGADLNRVRQQVIQLLSGYSGGGKESATAGGPAEGTPSTSLVLDQFGRNLTQAARESKLDPVIGREKEIERVMQVLSRRTKNNPVLIGEPGVGKTAVVEGLAQAIVKGEVPETLKDKHLYTLDLGALVAGSRYRGDFEERLKKVLKEIRTRGDIILFIDELHTLVGAGAAEGAIDAASILKPMLARGELQTIGATTLDEYRKHLEKDAALERRFQPIQVAEPSLPHTIEILKGLRDRYEAHHRVSITDEALVQAATLADRYISDRFLPDKAIDLIDEAGSRMRIRRMTAPPDLREFDEKIANVRRDKESAIDSQDFEKAASLRDSEKQLLAAKAKREKEWKAGDMDVVAEVDGELIAEVLATATGIPVFKLTEEESSRLLRMEDELHRRVIGQKDAIKALSQAIRRTRAGLKDPKRPGGSFIFAGPSGVGKTELSKTLAEFLFGDEDALISLDMSEFSEKHTVSRLFGSPPGYVGYEEGGQLTEKVRRKPFSVVLFDEVEKAHPDIFNSLLQILEDGRLTDSQGRVVDFKNTVIIMTTNLGTRDISKGFNLGFAAQGDTKTGYDRMKAKVNEELKQHFRPEFLNRVDDTVVFHQLTQEDIIQIVDLMIAKVDERLKDRDMGIELSGEAKQLLAKRGYDPIMGARPLRRTIQREIEDMLSEKILFGELRPGHIVVVGVEGEGEDAKFTFRGEEKTALPDMPPIEATGSGPDLSKGA is encoded by the coding sequence ATGTTCGAGAGGTTCACCGACCGCGCGCGGCGGGTTGTCGTCCTGGCTCAGGAAGAAGCCCGGATGCTCAACCACAACTACATCGGCACCGAGCACATCCTCCTGGGCTTGATCCACGAGGGTGAGGGTGTCGCCGCTAAGGCCCTGGAGAGCCTCGGGATTTCGCTCGAGGCTGTTCGCCAGCAGGTTGAGGAGATCATCGGTCAGGGGCAGCAGGCCCCGTCCGGCCACATCCCCTTCACCCCGCGGGCGAAGAAGGTCCTGGAGCTTTCGCTCCGAGAGGCCCTCCAGCTCGGCCACAACTACATCGGCACCGAGCACATCCTGCTCGGCCTGATCCGCGAGGGCGAGGGCGTCGCCGCCCAGGTCCTCGTGAAGCTGGGCGCCGATCTGAACAGGGTCCGGCAGCAGGTCATCCAGCTGCTCTCCGGGTACTCCGGAGGCGGCAAGGAGTCGGCCACGGCAGGCGGCCCGGCCGAGGGAACCCCCTCGACCTCGCTCGTCCTCGACCAGTTCGGCCGCAACCTCACCCAGGCTGCCCGCGAATCCAAGCTCGACCCGGTCATCGGGCGCGAGAAGGAGATCGAGCGGGTCATGCAGGTGCTGTCCCGCCGGACCAAGAACAACCCGGTGCTCATCGGCGAGCCCGGCGTCGGCAAGACCGCCGTCGTCGAGGGCCTGGCCCAGGCCATCGTCAAGGGCGAGGTGCCCGAGACCCTCAAGGACAAGCACCTCTACACCCTCGACCTGGGCGCCCTGGTCGCCGGTTCCCGCTACCGCGGTGACTTCGAGGAGCGCCTCAAGAAGGTGCTCAAGGAGATCCGCACCCGCGGCGACATCATCCTGTTCATCGACGAGCTCCACACCCTGGTGGGTGCGGGCGCCGCCGAGGGCGCGATCGATGCCGCCAGCATCCTCAAGCCCATGCTGGCCCGTGGTGAGCTCCAGACCATCGGTGCCACGACCCTGGACGAGTACCGCAAGCACCTCGAGAAGGACGCGGCGCTGGAGCGCCGTTTCCAGCCGATCCAGGTGGCGGAGCCTTCCCTCCCCCACACGATCGAGATCCTCAAGGGCCTGCGCGACCGCTACGAGGCCCACCACCGCGTCTCCATCACGGACGAGGCCCTCGTGCAGGCGGCCACCCTGGCGGACCGCTACATCTCGGACCGCTTCCTGCCGGACAAGGCGATCGACCTGATCGACGAGGCCGGCTCCCGGATGCGCATCCGCCGGATGACCGCACCGCCGGACCTCCGCGAGTTCGACGAGAAGATCGCGAACGTCCGCCGGGACAAGGAGTCGGCCATCGACTCCCAGGACTTCGAGAAGGCGGCCTCGCTCCGTGATTCGGAGAAGCAGCTGCTGGCGGCGAAGGCCAAGCGCGAGAAGGAATGGAAGGCCGGCGACATGGACGTCGTCGCCGAGGTCGACGGTGAGCTCATCGCCGAAGTCCTCGCGACCGCGACCGGCATTCCCGTCTTCAAGCTGACCGAGGAGGAGTCCTCGCGGCTCCTGCGCATGGAGGACGAGCTCCACCGTCGCGTCATCGGCCAGAAGGACGCCATCAAGGCCCTCTCGCAGGCGATCCGCCGTACCCGTGCGGGTCTCAAGGACCCGAAGCGTCCCGGTGGCTCGTTCATCTTCGCCGGCCCCTCGGGCGTCGGTAAGACCGAGCTCTCCAAGACGCTCGCCGAATTCCTCTTCGGCGACGAGGACGCGCTGATCTCCCTCGACATGTCGGAGTTCAGCGAGAAGCACACGGTTTCCCGTCTCTTCGGTTCGCCCCCCGGCTACGTGGGCTACGAAGAGGGCGGCCAGCTGACCGAGAAGGTCCGCCGGAAGCCGTTCTCCGTCGTCCTCTTCGACGAGGTCGAGAAGGCGCACCCGGATATCTTCAATTCCCTTCTCCAGATCCTGGAGGACGGTCGTCTGACCGACTCCCAGGGCCGGGTCGTGGACTTCAAGAACACGGTCATCATCATGACGACCAACCTGGGTACGCGGGACATCTCGAAGGGCTTCAACCTGGGCTTCGCGGCCCAGGGCGACACCAAGACCGGATACGACCGGATGAAGGCGAAGGTCAACGAAGAGCTCAAGCAGCACTTCCGGCCCGAGTTCCTCAACCGTGTCGACGACACGGTCGTCTTCCACCAGCTCACTCAGGAAGACATCATCCAGATCGTCGACCTGATGATCGCCAAGGTGGACGAGCGCCTCAAGGACCGCGACATGGGCATCGAGCTCAGCGGCGAGGCGAAGCAGCTCCTGGCCAAGCGCGGCTACGACCCGATCATGGGTGCGCGCCCGCTGCGCCGGACCATCCAGCGCGAGATCGAGGACATGCTGTCGGAGAAGATCCTCTTCGGCGAGCTGCGCCCCGGTCACATCGTGGTCGTGGGTGTGGAGGGTGAGGGCGAGGACGCCAAGTTCACCTTCCGTGGCGAGGAGAAGACGGCTCTGCCGGACATGCCTCCGATCGAGGCGACGGGCTCCGGCCCGGACCTCTCCAAGGGCGCGTAA
- a CDS encoding histone-like nucleoid-structuring protein Lsr2, translating to MAQKVQVLLVDDLDGGEADETVTFALDGKTYEIDLTAANAEKLRGLLDPYTKSGRRTGGRAATGRSKGRAAATSGNPDTAEIRAWAKAKGLTVNDRGRVPAEIREAYENRA from the coding sequence GTGGCACAGAAGGTTCAGGTCCTTCTTGTCGACGACCTCGACGGTGGCGAGGCGGACGAGACCGTGACGTTCGCTCTGGACGGCAAGACCTACGAGATCGACCTCACCGCCGCCAACGCTGAAAAGCTCCGCGGCCTGCTCGACCCTTACACCAAGAGCGGCCGCCGCACCGGTGGCCGTGCCGCCACGGGCCGTTCCAAGGGCCGCGCCGCCGCGACGTCCGGCAACCCGGACACCGCGGAGATCCGCGCGTGGGCGAAGGCCAAGGGCCTCACGGTCAACGACCGCGGCCGCGTCCCCGCCGAGATCCGCGAGGCCTACGAGAACCGGGCCTGA
- a CDS encoding M23 family metallopeptidase: MSAKRVSTRRTRLALVATGLGAALALGAGTSAAFADEANSALTGTAQLVAAQAKAQAQAATTAAKPAAAKPVAVKRAVTWNKPVARYTLSATFAQAGGLWAHKHSGQDFACPIGTPVHAASAGVVVKAGPNGGGDGPAYGNAIVIRHANNTYSQYAHLSRIQVKIGQKVAMGARIGLSGNTGNSTGPHLHFEIRTTPNYGSAVNPVAFLRKVGITV, translated from the coding sequence ATGTCCGCGAAGCGCGTCAGCACCCGTCGTACCCGTCTTGCCCTCGTCGCCACCGGTCTCGGTGCGGCCCTGGCTCTCGGTGCCGGGACGTCCGCCGCCTTCGCCGACGAGGCCAACAGCGCCCTCACCGGTACCGCCCAGCTGGTGGCCGCCCAGGCGAAGGCCCAGGCCCAGGCCGCGACCACCGCCGCGAAGCCGGCGGCCGCCAAGCCGGTTGCAGTGAAGCGGGCGGTCACCTGGAACAAGCCGGTGGCCCGTTACACGCTCTCCGCGACCTTCGCCCAGGCCGGCGGCCTGTGGGCGCACAAGCACTCCGGCCAGGACTTCGCCTGCCCGATCGGCACCCCGGTGCACGCGGCGAGCGCGGGCGTGGTCGTCAAGGCAGGCCCGAACGGCGGCGGCGACGGCCCGGCGTACGGCAACGCCATCGTGATCCGGCACGCGAACAACACGTACTCCCAGTACGCGCACCTCTCGCGGATCCAGGTCAAGATCGGCCAGAAGGTCGCGATGGGCGCGCGGATCGGCCTGTCCGGCAACACCGGGAACTCCACGGGCCCGCACCTGCACTTCGAGATCCGCACGACCCCGAACTACGGCTCGGCCGTGAACCCGGTCGCCTTCCTCCGCAAGGTCGGCATCACCGTCTGA
- a CDS encoding SCO3374 family protein, which translates to MALTAAGNTRGLAAVPPPRTAPGAESYAAWYARVPGWTLADAAPARLATGTVFDVLELPADAGTQVLRRRVATGPVAVAGRRMRFLVAPGGAEELDGLLDWLEWGGVDLDLTALGEGGLIAAPAPPGHPAAHGPRGAAVWLRPPEQGCEASLPALPGPGQGDGPDLVRLVAAAATECHRARLRRRTPPAGRAGAVDQARFS; encoded by the coding sequence ATGGCACTCACCGCCGCCGGGAACACCCGCGGCCTCGCCGCCGTCCCACCGCCCCGGACCGCCCCCGGCGCGGAGTCCTACGCCGCCTGGTACGCCCGGGTGCCCGGCTGGACCCTGGCCGACGCGGCGCCCGCCCGGCTCGCCACCGGGACCGTGTTCGACGTACTGGAGCTGCCGGCCGACGCGGGGACGCAGGTGCTGCGCCGTCGGGTCGCCACCGGACCGGTGGCCGTCGCGGGCCGCCGGATGCGGTTCCTCGTGGCGCCCGGGGGCGCGGAGGAGCTGGACGGGCTCCTCGACTGGCTGGAATGGGGCGGGGTGGACCTCGACCTCACCGCGCTCGGCGAGGGGGGTCTGATCGCCGCCCCGGCGCCTCCCGGGCACCCCGCGGCGCACGGCCCTCGGGGGGCCGCGGTGTGGCTGCGGCCCCCCGAGCAGGGGTGCGAGGCATCACTGCCCGCCCTGCCCGGTCCGGGGCAGGGCGACGGGCCCGATCTCGTACGCCTGGTCGCCGCGGCGGCGACGGAGTGCCACAGGGCGCGCCTGCGGCGGCGTACGCCCCCGGCGGGGCGGGCCGGTGCCGTGGATCAGGCCCGGTTCTCGTAG
- the cseC gene encoding two-component system sensor histidine kinase CseC gives MKRFTLRTGIRWKIALAVAAVGALIAVALSLVVHSAARVSMLESAREVQLDRVQFISRNAEAGRKPPMGAKLNDPDLPAELREKARSGRRGTYVQENPRGLPEVWAAVPLGNGQVVSLHTQFRESANMVRDLDRALVVGSLSVVLAGSALGVLIGGQISRRLRKAAAAAQRVAHGDPDVRVRDAVGGVVRDETDDLARAVDAMADTLQQRVEAERRVTADIAHELRTPVTGLLTAAELLPPGRPTELVRDRAQAMRALVEDVLEVARLDSASERAELQDVALGEFVTRRVKALMPQASVRVVADEIVSTDPRRLERILGNLLANAGRYGQPPVQVDIEGRVVRVRDHGPGFPEALLREGPSRFRTGSTDRAGVGHGLGLTIAEGQARVLGARLTFRNVAARGLAEGGGAAAGAVAVLWLPEHAPTATGSFPIIKPSV, from the coding sequence GTGAAGCGGTTCACCCTGCGCACCGGGATCCGCTGGAAGATCGCCCTCGCCGTCGCCGCGGTCGGTGCGCTGATCGCCGTCGCGCTGAGCCTCGTGGTGCACAGCGCTGCGCGCGTGTCGATGCTGGAGAGCGCCCGCGAGGTGCAGCTGGACCGCGTGCAGTTCATCTCCCGCAACGCCGAGGCCGGGCGCAAGCCCCCCATGGGCGCCAAGCTCAACGACCCCGACCTGCCCGCCGAGCTGCGCGAGAAGGCGCGCAGCGGGCGGCGCGGGACCTACGTCCAGGAGAACCCCCGGGGGCTCCCGGAGGTGTGGGCGGCCGTACCGCTCGGCAACGGGCAGGTGGTGTCGCTGCACACGCAGTTCCGTGAGAGCGCCAACATGGTGCGCGACCTGGACCGGGCACTGGTCGTCGGCTCGCTGTCCGTGGTGCTCGCCGGCTCGGCGCTGGGCGTGCTCATCGGCGGGCAGATCTCGCGCCGGCTGCGCAAGGCCGCGGCCGCCGCGCAGCGGGTGGCGCACGGCGATCCCGACGTACGGGTACGGGACGCGGTGGGCGGCGTCGTACGGGACGAGACGGACGACCTGGCGCGGGCCGTGGACGCCATGGCGGACACCCTCCAGCAGCGGGTGGAGGCCGAGCGGCGGGTGACCGCCGACATCGCCCACGAGCTGCGCACCCCGGTGACGGGCCTGCTCACCGCGGCGGAACTGCTGCCCCCGGGCCGGCCGACCGAGCTCGTGCGGGACCGGGCGCAGGCGATGCGGGCGCTCGTCGAGGACGTGCTGGAGGTGGCCCGGCTGGACAGTGCCTCGGAGCGGGCCGAACTCCAGGACGTGGCGCTGGGCGAGTTCGTGACGCGGCGGGTGAAGGCGCTGATGCCGCAGGCGTCGGTACGGGTCGTCGCGGACGAGATCGTCAGCACCGACCCGCGCCGCCTGGAGCGGATCCTGGGCAACCTGCTGGCCAACGCCGGGCGGTACGGGCAGCCGCCGGTGCAGGTGGACATCGAGGGCCGGGTGGTACGCGTACGGGACCACGGGCCGGGCTTCCCGGAGGCGCTGCTGCGCGAGGGGCCGAGCCGTTTCCGTACGGGGTCCACGGACCGGGCCGGGGTCGGGCACGGGCTGGGGCTGACCATCGCGGAGGGGCAGGCGCGCGTCCTGGGCGCCCGGCTGACGTTCCGCAACGTTGCGGCGCGGGGCCTCGCGGAGGGCGGGGGCGCGGCCGCCGGGGCGGTGGCGGTGCTGTGGCTGCCCGAGCACGCGCCGACGGCGACCGGCAGTTTTCCGATCATCAAGCCGTCGGTGTAG
- the disA gene encoding DNA integrity scanning diadenylate cyclase DisA, with translation MAAKDGAAASGKSGASSRQEAMMRASLSAVAPGQPLRDGLERIVRGNTGGLIVLGMDKSVEAMCTGGFVLDVEFTATRLRELCKLDGALILDKDLTKILRAGVQLVPDASIPTEETGTRHRTADRVSKQCGFPVVSVSQSMRLIALYVDGERRVLEESGAILSRANQALATLERYKLRLDEVAGTLSALEIEDLVTVRDVTAVAQRLEMVRRIATEIAEYVVELGTDGRLLSLQLDELTVGIEQERELVIRDYVPEPTAKRSRTVEEALPALDALTHPELLELGIVARALGYTGSPETLDSAVSPRGYRLLAKVPRLPGAIIERLVEHFGGLQKLLAASVDDLQTVDGVGEARARSVREGLSRLAESSILERYV, from the coding sequence GTGGCAGCCAAGGACGGTGCAGCAGCATCCGGGAAGTCGGGCGCGAGCTCCAGGCAGGAAGCCATGATGCGGGCCTCGCTGAGCGCGGTCGCACCTGGTCAGCCCCTGCGCGACGGTCTCGAACGGATCGTCCGCGGCAACACCGGCGGCCTGATCGTCCTCGGGATGGACAAGTCCGTCGAGGCGATGTGCACGGGCGGTTTCGTGCTGGACGTGGAGTTCACCGCGACCCGGCTGCGCGAGCTGTGCAAGCTCGACGGCGCCCTCATCCTCGACAAGGACCTCACCAAGATCCTCCGGGCGGGCGTGCAGCTGGTCCCGGACGCGTCGATCCCGACGGAGGAGACCGGCACCCGGCACCGCACGGCGGACCGGGTCTCGAAGCAGTGCGGGTTCCCCGTCGTGTCCGTGTCGCAGTCGATGCGGCTGATCGCGCTCTACGTGGACGGGGAGCGGCGGGTCCTGGAGGAGTCCGGGGCGATCCTGTCCCGCGCGAACCAGGCGCTGGCCACGCTGGAGCGGTACAAGCTGCGCCTGGACGAGGTCGCGGGAACGCTGTCGGCGCTGGAGATCGAGGACCTGGTCACGGTGCGCGACGTGACGGCGGTCGCGCAGCGGCTGGAAATGGTTCGCCGTATTGCCACGGAAATCGCCGAATACGTGGTGGAACTCGGCACCGACGGACGCCTCCTGTCGCTCCAGCTGGACGAGCTGACGGTCGGGATCGAGCAGGAACGGGAGCTGGTGATCCGGGACTACGTTCCGGAGCCGACGGCGAAGCGTTCCCGCACGGTGGAGGAGGCGCTGCCGGCGCTGGACGCGCTGACGCACCCGGAGCTGCTGGAGCTGGGGATCGTCGCGAGGGCCCTCGGGTACACGGGCTCGCCTGAGACGCTGGATTCGGCGGTCTCGCCGCGCGGGTACCGGCTCCTGGCCAAGGTGCCCCGGCTGCCGGGGGCGATCATCGAGCGGCTGGTCGAGCACTTCGGGGGCCTGCAGAAGCTGCTGGCCGCGAGCGTGGACGACCTCCAGACCGTGGACGGCGTGGGCGAGGCCCGCGCGCGCAGCGTCCGCGAGGGCCTGTCCCGCCTGGCCGAGTCCTCGATCCTCGAACGCTACGTGTGA